The nucleotide window TTTCATTTGTTTAAGAGTTGAAGAAAAAACGGACATTTCTCCGTTCCTACTTTCTTCTTCAAAAGCTGCTAATTTATAATCAAAATCCTTACTTTTTCCCAATAATTCTTTAAAATTCATCGGACTACCAATTTCCGGGATTGCAGTGCGATGGGATTGCTCTGCAGCTTCTTTGGCTATTTTTTGCCATCTCTCTATTTTTTTAGCTGCTTTTTTTTCATCCCATTTCACGACCGAGCGGGCAGCAGCGAACGGAAGGAACTGATTTGCACCAAGTTCTGTTCCTTTTTGAATAATCCATTCCAGTTTGTCCCCTTTAGGCAGGCCGCTTGCGATCGTAATTGTAATCGGCAGCTCCGAAACCTCATCTTTCCATTGTACAACGTCTGCAACGACACTTGAATCGGTAATTTCTGCAAGCCTGCAAACAGCATGTTTTCCCTCGGGATCAACACAGATGATCTGATCGCCAATTTGCATACGCATAACCTTTACAATATGATGTAGGTCTTCATCAGCAATGATAAACTGTTCATCATTTGCCTGTTGTCTTACAAAGTAGCGTTGCACACTTTACACCCTCTCAAAACATTTTACTCTTTATTTTACATAAGATTAGGCCATAATGAAAGATTGAAAAATAAAAAGGGGCTGCTAACACCCCTTTTGTCCATCATTATAACCTTTTGGCAATTATCGCAACCCAATCTTCCATAAGAATGGTTTCGATAATATCAAATCCTGCAGCCACAAGTGCTTCTTTTACCAAATCTTTCTTCTGCTGAATAATCCCAGAGGCAATAAAGGTTCCGCCCGGCTTTACGACATTGGCAACATCGTCCGTAAATCTAACGATTACTTCTGCTAAAATATTCGCTACAATCACATCAGCGGATTTTTCAGCCACACCATCCAAAAGATTATTTTGGGCAATGGTTACTGTCTTACTAACCTTATTAAGCTTAATATTCAACTTAGCAGATGTTACAGCCACTTCATCAAGGTCGTAGGCCCTGACATTCTCGGCACCAAGCATTGCTGCAGCAATACTGAGCACTCCAGAACCAGTTCCAACATCGATCACTTGGTCTCCG belongs to Neobacillus sp. OS1-2 and includes:
- a CDS encoding 16S rRNA (uracil(1498)-N(3))-methyltransferase: MQRYFVRQQANDEQFIIADEDLHHIVKVMRMQIGDQIICVDPEGKHAVCRLAEITDSSVVADVVQWKDEVSELPITITIASGLPKGDKLEWIIQKGTELGANQFLPFAAARSVVKWDEKKAAKKIERWQKIAKEAAEQSHRTAIPEIGSPMNFKELLGKSKDFDYKLAAFEEESRNGEMSVFSSTLKQMKKGESLLLVFGPEGGLADNEIQLLKENGFGLCGLGPRILRTETAPLYTLAAISYHFELLR